The proteins below are encoded in one region of Phaseolus vulgaris cultivar G19833 chromosome 1, P. vulgaris v2.0, whole genome shotgun sequence:
- the LOC137814410 gene encoding protein MODIFIER OF SNC1 11 → MATVTDSNSNNPAPENPNKTLDPTLPDPVLVATEAADDTDTTEAADAKTSPPPESGNDAPLSDIQKKIRRAERFGISVQMSEKEKRNSRAERFGTVSASQGSEPSKSEELKRKARAERFGMPSPTTAADEEAKKKARLARFAPASKVDPLEEDKRKARALRFANPSSTSIANVNGEGNIEPEAAIAGKAGGGT, encoded by the exons ATGGCAACAGTTACCGACAGCAACAGCAACAACCCTGCACCGGAAAACCCTAACAAAACCCTAGACCCCACCTTACCAGATCCCGTCCTTGTCGCCACTGAGGCAGCTGACGATACCGACACCACGGAGGCTGCCGACGCCAAGACTTCTCCGCCGCCCGAATCCGGAAACGACGCTCCGCTTTCCGATATTCAGAAGAAGATTCGCCGCGCCGAGCGATTCGGCATTTCCGTCCAGATGTCCGAGAAAGAGAAGCGCAATTCCCGAGCCGAAAG GTTTGGCACTGTGTCCGCTTCTCAGGGATCAGAGCCGTCAAAATCTGAGGAGTTGAAGAGGAAGGCCAGGGCAGAGAG ATTTGGAATGCCTAGTCCTACTACCGCTGCAGATGAAGAGGCAAAGAAGAAAGCTCGACTTGCTAGGTTTGCACCTGCTTCCAAAGTTGATCCTCTAGAAGAAGATAAAAGGAAAGCTAGAGCACTTAG GTTTGCGAATCCATCATCAACTTCTATAGCTAATGTTAATGGCGAAGGAAACATTGAGCCG GAGGCTGCTATTGCAGGCAAAGCCGGAGGAGGTACCTGA